The following nucleotide sequence is from Coffea eugenioides isolate CCC68of chromosome 3, Ceug_1.0, whole genome shotgun sequence.
CATATGTTAATAAAGCATATCacatttaaattttcattttatctttgggatttatattttcttaaaagaattttttttaaaatcagaTACCGATTAGATCACTAcaagaaatatatttttcagTGACAAAAATTTATGTGACAACAAAAATCTTGTCACAGATAACCTAATTCAGTGACGACATTAGGTGTCATCACAGATGAGTACAGCACAAGCATAATCAGTGACAACATTGGAAGTTGTCATTCTCAACTCGTCACGAAATAGTTGGCGCGCATCTCATTTGATGCCGCGGGAAATGAATTTATGACAACTCAAGTAAAGTCGTCACAAACGCTCTCTCTACAGTGACAACATAACTTGTTGTCATTGAAAGTCTACCCGATTccaattttgtgacaactttttgcATCACTGTATACTACAGTATTTTCATCAActttcactaattctactatgacaccctaattttattttttagcccCCAATTCTTTTATATTAGCAAAATCACCGAAgatatgacaccctaattttataatttagcccctattcattacgtattagcaaaatgcaaatgatataataacaaactatttttagatatttgtaatttttgctaaGTTGACATAATAGACATGTCTGAGCATAAAAATGTTTTCACGAATTGTTTATTATTCCTtataacaacccccaaaaatcaataactgaaataatttgaaaaagtgtaattgaatataatttgtagtctaatgttagcactgtgaaagattagtataacgtgtaatacatcataagtaataattattttcatatggaatgggtatatacgaaattaaaattattcagtAAAATATCTGTCGTGCAATAAGATTGAGAGTTGTAACACATTTCAAATTAGCCGCTGAAGTCCGAGCTATCCAACACCATAATTTATTCTTCAGCATTTCCTTCACCACTGACAATAGCCCTTTCTCCCCTCTATTGACCCGCAACCGTGTCGAGCTCTTTAGCACCAGCTCAGGTGAAGGAAAATAGAGGAGGGCTTTGGCAGTAGAACAAAACAGAGGGAAAagaacaaaacaagaaaaaaagaacaaaatagagGAGAAAAAAAGGGCGGCGCACAAGTGAGCAAGAAAAGCTGAGGGGGAAGCCTGAGAAAGGGCGGCTAGGTTTTagaggagaaaaagagaaacagaAGAGCAGAGAAGCAGCTAGGGTTCTTGGAAGGGAGGCCTTGAgcgtgaaaagaaaaaaaacagagtGAAGGAAGAGTGGCGGCTGACGGGAAGATCAGGAGAGAAAGACGCGGCAACGGACAGAGGAGGAAGAACCAGGTCACCACCAGTCCGCGTCCGCTCTGCTGCTGTCTGCCATCGCCAACACCGCGCACAACCTCCTGGGCTGCTGCCGTTCTCTGTAACACTAGATGAAGGCTCTCGGACGAAATCAGACCTAGTCATCTTCCAATTCCAACTCACCGTCTTCGGCTTCGTCATAATCGCCGTCGCCACCGCTCAAGTAAGAGCACTATAAGTCGcccctttttctttgaatttcagtTCCTTCCCAAGTCCTCTAAGCATGTCTGCCATGGCTTCGTTTATTGCAATTGCCCCGTTGATTGTTCAAATTTTAGCATGCGCATGTTATATCatgattgaatttgaaatccctTGTACTTCTGATGATTTTGGGGCCAACCGTGGCTTCATTTGAGCAAagaattgctggaatttttcatgTTCGTTTACTGTTTGTTGAAATGCCCAAGTGGTCTAACAGCAGGCCGTAACAGGGCATTCGTTCAATGCTCATTGCTGCATTTTATCTTTCCCTATCCCTGTCTCAAGTTTTGGTTGATGAACTTGTAAATCTGATTAGCATATCAGGACTGCCTCTGAATTTCATAGCTTTCTTTCTAATAACTACACATtgtgagatttttttttcccccgaAGGGTATGACATGCTCTGCCCTACAAAATGGGAGAAAGTATCACAAGTACTGCTGCATGCATATCTGCAGCCTTTGATGTGAACTATTACTTCTAGAAACAGGATTAGGACATGCCCAAATCCTGAAACTCTACCAATTTTTAGCAATTCATTTGCACACTGTAGTTCTTGAGTTTACATGCTTGATTCTAGAATATAGCATCAACAGCACAGGTGAGCCATAATGAAGAGATgagattctttgataggcactATTAAAGGGAACAACTTTGTCTCTTTTTACAAAAGAATTGTTGCTTCATGGAAGAGCGGTTCATTGTATTAGTTAAACATATACCATTTTTTTCAGTCATGTCCCAAGcatttgacttttgaattttaaccTGCCATTTGTTGGACAATATGATGAAAGTGTCACCTCTGCTTTGTAGCATAAAAACTAGGTGGTGAATGAGGAGCTATGGAACGAGGCGAAAACTTATGGTGACATCCAACTGATGCCATTTGTTGACTACTATAGCCTTATCACATGGAAGACTTTAGCTATATGCGTATTTGGGGTAATGTCCTGTCTCTTTAAAGCTCGTCGAAAGTTTCGAGTGCCTCTTTGACTTAAATCTTTTGAACAGACACAGGTTGTTTCAGCAAAATTTGTCATGAAGACAGACGATGATGCATTTGTTCGGGTGGATGAAATTTTGGCCTCCTTGAATAGGATTAATGTGAGCCGTGGTTTGCTTTATGGGCTCATTAATTCTGATTCACATCCTCATCGAAGTCCTGATAGCAAGTGGTACATTAGTCCTGAAGTAAGTTTGTCCTGAATGCATCTCATTCTGTGGTTAGTTTATTGTTAGGGCCTAATCCTTTTATCACTGAAAATCTATATCTGAGATTAGATATGCACATAATACTTTCTCATTCTGAAGTGAACATGTTCTTGTTAATAGAGATTAAGGAGTTTTGATGTGCACATAATATCCAATGTAAACTAGAAAGTTCTCTTAGAACTCTTGAACGTGGTTCAGTTGTACTCCACCACATTGGAGCTTTCTTGAAACAAAAAATATGGCGGATTGGGCTAAATGAATATATGCATTTGCTTAGTTGATCCTTTCTTTTGGTGGCGTTTTTGgtgttttgtgtgttttagGGGGGGGGGGCAATGTAGATTTACATAGTAAAGCAAAGCCTATACTAGATACAAGTAGATCAGCAAAAACACTTCTGGGACAGGTCCCATTCCAGAGCTAATTTCCAAGGTTACTGTGTTAGTGGAATCTTCCACCAAGCTACTACCACATGTTGTATCTCATCCACAATTAATGGACCTCATAATACTGACAGCTGAAGTTGCCTAAGCTCTGAAGAAAATCTTTCAATAAATAATAAACTTTGCACCCCTAAATCAATTGTCATTCCATTTTTTAAGTGATCCACCCTAAAAAAAAAGTTGGTTTTTTAGCTTCCTGTTTCATCTGTGATCAAGAATAGTTAAAAGTTTGAGGTTCGGACATGCTCTTCATGAAAATGCATAATAATAATCACAACAATGTTGTTTGATTTATACTTTGGGTAACTTTCGAGATTTTATAGTTGTACAAAGTTTAATAGTGCCTTTATCAAGCTACGCTTTTATTCTTGGTCCACAAGAAAGATTCAATAGAGAAATAGATTAGTTGTATACTTTCGTAGTACGCAATTAACTGTCAATGGTTTGTTCTTGCTTACTATTCAATATATATAATTTCACTCTATTTTTGTGTTAAGCAATTTACTTAGATTGCTATAATTTCAAATTAGAGTGacattagtttttataatatgGTGCCTATCTAGAAGTGTAGTTCCAGTTTTAACATCAGTGCTCATTGCTTCAATTTTGGTAACGTGTAGGTTCTAACACGATtcccaagaagaagaagccagTCATTGCTGTGAAGATGGTTTTTGAATTGAAGACTACAAGGCCTATCGTGCTCATGTTTTGTTCTAGATGGGAATCGTGCTCATATTTTTGTATAGAACTTTACTACTCTCTATTGTGGATGGGAAATCACTAGTATTGTAACTGAATGGCTTATTTTGGATGGTGCATGGTTTATGACTCATTTGAGgcaacatttatatatatatatatatgtatttgggTTGATCTTCTATTGGAAATGAATGTTGGTTTTCTTTTCGTatgttggcttttttttttctccttggTACTCAATGAACATTTTGTGATTGTTGGCAGCTATGTTGCGTAATTAACATTAGCTTATTgctttttacaaaaaataaatgacaataaaaaagttgtcactgccAACAAGTTTTACTAGTGACACTAGAAAGTCGTCACTTTTTATGGATGGAAAACAATGACaacaaaagtcgtcactgaaCGGAAGCATAATGTGATAATTCCAAGGGTTGACTATGACAAGAATTTAGCCAGCTTAGTGACAATAAAAGTCGTCACACAATGTACAACAATGAGTGACGACAAGAGTCATCACAAAAGCGAAATCGTTTGTGACGACTTTCAAAAGTCGTCACATGGACCCCCTTTTGTGACATAGAACTAGTGACAGCTCTGTGACAGCagtaaaagtcgtcactgactttttttgtgacgacttctgaatttttagtgacgactttcgCCTGTCACAGAAacgcaattttcttgtagtggatATTCCATCGATCCGATTCACATAATGTGGATATCCACATTAGCAGATCTAGATACGAATTACAAATGGTTGATATTATTTTTGTGGAGCGGATGAGCCTTTTGAGTCACAGATCGGATGTATGATCCAAGTTGTGATAAGTTGGATGTCAAGGACGGAGACATGGGATTGGGGTGTGGCAGCTGCTCCAGAACTTTTGAAAATCTATTTTTATGCATGGTTATTTATAATAAGTTAATAAAATCTCCCTATTGTGCTACCCTAATATAATTAATAGTATTCTTTTATGCTCCTTCCTTACTGAACTTTTACATAGCATACTAATTTCTAATATTCTAAATAAGGTaatatatcaattgaaataccAACCTCTAGTCTCATTGCTAAACTAAATTATGATATCCCTTAAATAGatgcaaaatataaaaaagaaaatacaatcaacataagaaaaatcaaaatattattgTAATTAATTGTAACGAACACCAACTCACAAAATATTATTATGACAAATACAAAAAGTCAGAGCATCACATTTTCAATTTTAACTATCAATCTCCAAACTCAGAttttaatttgttaatttttatattctttagAAATTCctcaattatatttttgatCTCTAGTAATTCTTTGTTTAAGCAATCATTCTTAACCATTGATTATTTTTCCTAACATCTAACTTTAATGCAATATGGTATATGTGattttttaatgttattttacTGTAATATCCAGTCATAAGTTTCTATATACTTGTCTTGAATAGTAAAGTAAGTTTGTGGAAAAGAATTTACAAATTTGGATTCATTGTGAGGAACTACTCATGAAAGGAGATATTTTTAGATTGATAAGTAGGAATTTTGTCACATATTGATCAATTTGAGTGAggaaaacaataataaatatatagatAAGAATTCGAGACCTAGTAGCTGGCTTAATATTTTGGGTCACAACTAAGTTTCTATCTTATATATTGATTCTCTTTAGTGAATACTCTCAGATTTTTCTCCCCAACACGTTGGTATTCTGAAGTCGTGTTAAAGAATCTAGTGGACGCAAGCCTGCCTAATTATAGCAAATTccaatatatacatatatataaatatatagctTGTTTAactaaggttgtgtttggattgcattttttaggattttttatagaaaaattactgtagcgatatGATGTACGTGAGAAAAAAAGATAATAAGAAAATATGATCACGAAAAACGACGCAATTTTTCGACAGAAAATGACTGTTCAAACAAGGC
It contains:
- the LOC113766063 gene encoding beta-1,3-galactosyltransferase GALT1-like yields the protein MGESITSTAACISAAFDNIASTAQVVNEELWNEAKTYGDIQLMPFVDYYSLITWKTLAICVFGTQVVSAKFVMKTDDDAFVRVDEILASLNRINVSRGLLYGLINSDSHPHRSPDSKWYISPEVLTRFPRRRSQSLL